Proteins encoded within one genomic window of Hemiscyllium ocellatum isolate sHemOce1 chromosome 27 unlocalized genomic scaffold, sHemOce1.pat.X.cur. SUPER_27_unloc_24, whole genome shotgun sequence:
- the LOC132807789 gene encoding zinc finger protein 239-like has product MEKPEESRPMEKPWKCGDCGKGFRAPSALEIHRRSHTGERPFFCPECRKAFSNSSALQAHQQVHTGERPFPCTECGKIFSNSSILLKHRRVHTGERPFSCPECGKAFTQASILLTHRRIHTGERPFSCPECGKGFSQVGNLRTHQRVHTGEKPFSCPECGKAFSYSSDLLKHQRVHTGERPFSCPECGKGFSDSSDLLKHQRVHTGQKPFSCPECGKAFSDSSALVKHRRVHTGERPFDCPECGKSFARSSNLLTHRRIHTGERPFSCLECGKGFTRSSHLRSHQRVHMPSQGD; this is encoded by the coding sequence atggagaaacccgaggaatcccgccccatggagaaaccatggaagtgtggtgactgtgggaaaggcttccgtgctccgtctgccctggagattcatcggcgcagtcacaccggagagaggccattcttctgccctgagtgcaggaaggccttcagcaattcctccgccctgcaggcccaccagcaggtccacacaggggagaggccattcccctgcactgAGTGCGGGAAGATCTTTAGCAATTCCTCCATCCTGCTgaagcaccggcgggtccacacgggggagaggcccttcagctgccctgagtgcgggaaggcctttacacAGGCGTCcatcctgctgacccaccggcggatccacactggggagaggccgttctcctgccccgagtgtgggaagggattcagtcagGTGGGCAACTTGCGTACGCACCAgagggtccacaccggggagaagcccttcagctgtcccgaatgtgggaaggccttcagctattcctccgacctgctgaagcatcagcgcgtccacaccggggagaggcccttcagttgccccgagtgcgggaaaggcttcagcgattcctccgacctgctgaagcaccaaaGGGTCCACACagggcagaagcccttcagctgccccgagtgcgggaaggccttcagtgattcctctgccctggTGAAGCATCGGCGAGTCCAcacgggggaaaggcccttcgactgccccgagtgcgggaaaaGCTTTGCCCggtcctccaacctgctgacccaccggcggatccacacgggggagaggcccttcagttgccTCGAATGCGGGAAAGGCTTCACCCGCTCTTCCCACCTCCGgagccaccagcgagttcacatgccatcgcagggggattga